A single window of Streptomyces sp. NBC_00464 DNA harbors:
- a CDS encoding bifunctional metallophosphatase/5'-nucleotidase, producing MSATPQKNRASRRVLAAAAGLATVGALVAAMPAGAHGHGKGHGHHTPARTVDVQLLSFNDLHGNLEPPAGSAGSVTETQADGTTKAIPAGGVEYLASSLRAARKGHPYSITAAGGDMVGASPLLSGLFHDEPTIEALNKIDLDVTSVGNHEFDEGATELGRLQNGGCHPVEGCYEEGKKFEGADFPYLAANVTDEKTGKPILKPYTVWKKNGVKIGFIGVTLEGTPNIVTANGVKGLKFHDEIETVNKYAKELDRQGVKSIVALIHEGGAPASSSYNYDCDSPAAGDGISGPITDIAKGISPKVDALVTGHTHQAYVCTIPDPAGNPRLVTSASSFGKLYTDTTLTYDRRTKDIVRTAVKTSSKHHPAPANPVSANHIVTRDQAKATDMTDLIARWNTLAAPIANRPQGFISADINGRGSTAPEKPLGNLIADAQLEGLAPADKGGAVVAFMNPGGIRADLVYKATGSEGDGVVTYGESFTVQPFTNMMNVVDLTGAQLVSALQQQVSGSNDASPKILQISKGLTYTLDMTKTGAARVVTDTIRLNGEAIDPAKSYRVAMNEFLAGGGDGFAALGAGTNKLVGASDLDLFNAYLAAHSTAAAPLAPPATDRITVVQ from the coding sequence ATGTCAGCGACACCGCAGAAGAACCGCGCGTCCCGGCGGGTGCTCGCCGCCGCAGCCGGTCTGGCCACCGTCGGCGCACTGGTCGCCGCCATGCCGGCCGGCGCGCACGGGCACGGCAAGGGACACGGCCACCACACGCCGGCCCGGACCGTGGACGTGCAACTGCTGTCCTTCAACGACCTGCACGGCAACCTGGAGCCGCCGGCCGGCTCGGCCGGGTCGGTCACCGAGACGCAGGCCGACGGCACGACGAAGGCGATCCCGGCCGGTGGCGTGGAGTACCTCGCCTCCTCGCTGCGCGCCGCGCGCAAGGGGCACCCGTACTCCATCACCGCGGCCGGCGGCGACATGGTCGGGGCGAGCCCGCTGCTGTCGGGCCTGTTCCACGACGAACCGACCATCGAGGCGCTCAACAAGATCGACCTCGATGTGACGAGCGTCGGCAACCACGAGTTCGACGAGGGCGCGACGGAGCTGGGCCGCCTCCAGAACGGCGGCTGCCACCCGGTCGAGGGGTGCTACGAGGAGGGCAAGAAGTTCGAGGGTGCCGACTTCCCGTACCTGGCCGCGAATGTGACGGACGAGAAGACCGGCAAGCCGATCCTCAAGCCGTACACGGTGTGGAAGAAGAACGGTGTCAAGATCGGCTTCATCGGGGTGACCCTGGAGGGCACGCCGAACATCGTGACGGCCAACGGCGTCAAGGGCCTGAAGTTCCACGACGAGATCGAGACGGTCAACAAGTACGCCAAGGAGCTGGACCGCCAGGGCGTCAAGTCCATCGTCGCGCTCATCCACGAGGGCGGCGCCCCGGCCTCGTCCTCGTACAACTACGACTGCGACAGCCCAGCAGCCGGTGACGGCATCTCCGGGCCGATCACCGACATCGCCAAGGGCATCTCGCCCAAGGTCGACGCCCTGGTGACGGGCCACACCCACCAGGCGTATGTGTGCACGATCCCGGACCCGGCGGGCAACCCGCGCCTGGTCACCTCGGCCTCGTCGTTCGGCAAGCTGTACACGGACACGACGCTCACGTACGACCGTCGCACCAAGGACATCGTGCGCACCGCGGTGAAGACGTCCTCGAAGCACCACCCGGCGCCCGCGAACCCGGTCTCGGCGAACCACATCGTCACGCGGGACCAGGCCAAGGCGACCGACATGACGGACCTGATCGCCCGCTGGAACACCCTCGCGGCGCCGATCGCGAACCGGCCGCAGGGCTTCATCTCCGCCGACATCAACGGCCGCGGCTCCACGGCCCCCGAGAAGCCGCTCGGCAACCTGATCGCCGACGCGCAGCTGGAGGGTCTGGCCCCGGCGGACAAGGGCGGGGCGGTCGTCGCCTTCATGAACCCGGGCGGCATCCGTGCCGACCTGGTCTACAAGGCGACCGGCAGCGAGGGCGACGGCGTCGTGACGTACGGGGAGTCGTTCACCGTGCAGCCGTTCACCAACATGATGAACGTCGTCGACCTGACCGGTGCGCAGCTGGTGTCCGCGCTCCAGCAGCAGGTCAGCGGTTCCAACGACGCCAGCCCGAAGATCCTTCAGATCTCCAAGGGCCTCACCTACACCCTGGACATGACGAAGACCGGTGCGGCTCGCGTGGTCACCGACACGATCAGGCTGAACGGTGAGGCGATCGATCCGGCCAAGTCGTACCGCGTCGCGATGAACGAGTTCCTGGCGGGCGGCGGCGACGGCTTCGCGGCCCTCGGCGCGGGCACCAACAAGCTGGTCGGCGCCTCCGACCTGGACCTGTTCAACGCCTACCTGGCCGCGCACTCCACGGCCGCGGCGCCGCTGGCTCCGCCGGCGACGGACCGGATCACGGTCGTTCAGTAG
- a CDS encoding PDDEXK nuclease domain-containing protein: protein MDSNITPKAVVPAQQGSELPSGFHEMIGDLKSIVRGAHVRAQLKVNTAMLQMYWEIGRTILERQQEEKWGAKIVGRIATELRTEFPNQRGFSRSSLHYMLKMARLWPEPIVQQAAGQLPWTHLQVLMDKCKTRPELDFYIQHAVSNGWSRDDLTSAIHRTLHLSHAAALNNFDTVMPERSAAAKEIVKDPYRLDFTELEGWRTERDLENALASRLVAFLTELGVGFAFVGRQYPVVVGDSEYRIDLLFYHCKLHCYVVLELKTRKAHPEHFGQLGFYVSVVDGLVRDKEHDAPTIGILIAESRDRSMVEYALGSYNQPLAVSTYAGLPDRVRKFLPAAEDLSRIADDVLQGPAGPGSAPEQP from the coding sequence ATGGACAGCAACATCACGCCGAAGGCCGTCGTCCCTGCCCAGCAGGGTTCCGAACTGCCTTCAGGATTCCACGAGATGATCGGCGATCTGAAGTCGATCGTGCGGGGCGCGCATGTGCGCGCACAGCTCAAGGTGAACACCGCGATGCTCCAGATGTACTGGGAGATCGGACGGACGATCCTGGAGCGGCAGCAGGAGGAAAAATGGGGCGCCAAGATCGTCGGGCGCATCGCGACAGAGCTCCGTACCGAGTTCCCGAACCAGCGGGGGTTCTCCCGCAGCAGTCTGCACTACATGCTGAAGATGGCCCGCCTCTGGCCTGAGCCAATTGTCCAGCAGGCTGCTGGACAATTGCCCTGGACTCACCTCCAGGTCCTCATGGACAAGTGCAAAACCCGTCCCGAGCTGGACTTCTACATTCAGCACGCCGTCAGCAACGGCTGGTCCCGGGACGATCTGACCTCAGCTATCCATCGCACCCTGCACCTCTCCCACGCGGCTGCTCTCAACAACTTCGACACCGTGATGCCCGAGCGGTCGGCCGCCGCGAAGGAGATCGTCAAGGACCCGTATCGCCTCGACTTCACCGAGCTGGAAGGCTGGCGCACGGAACGGGACCTGGAGAACGCACTGGCCTCCCGGCTCGTCGCGTTCCTCACCGAACTGGGGGTGGGCTTCGCCTTCGTCGGACGCCAGTACCCGGTCGTCGTGGGCGACAGCGAGTACCGCATCGACCTGCTCTTCTACCACTGCAAGCTGCACTGCTACGTCGTCCTGGAACTCAAGACCCGCAAGGCCCACCCCGAGCACTTCGGCCAGCTCGGCTTCTACGTCTCGGTGGTCGACGGCCTTGTCCGGGACAAGGAGCACGACGCTCCCACCATCGGCATCCTCATCGCCGAGAGCCGCGACCGGTCGATGGTCGAGTACGCACTGGGCAGCTACAACCAGCCACTCGCCGTCAGCACCTACGCCGGTCTTCCCGACCGGGTACGCAAGTTCCTGCCCGCCGCCGAGGACCTCTCCCGCATCGCCGACGACGTGCTGCAAGGCCCCGCCGGACCCGGCTCAGCCCCAGAGCAGCCGTAG
- a CDS encoding helix-turn-helix transcriptional regulator — translation METSTALGEFLRIRRGRLKPEDVGITSYGARRVPGLRREELAQLAGVSVTYYTRLEQGQSHQASEQVIESLARALELSDDERLYLHNVARPVPARPHPVAPATARHGTRQLIASLDVPAVLVGPRTEVLAWNPLGHRLLAGHLDEAAPDRPDLRPNLTRMLFLDPHHRDLYPQWETSVSCAVASLRLMVSRNRDDRELAALIGDLAMSSEEFATLWAGHPVAEHASGPRRLRHPVVGEVTLELETLLLADEPDHRLLLYSATAGSPSQAALRLLWG, via the coding sequence ATGGAAACCAGCACCGCGCTCGGTGAGTTCCTGCGGATCAGGCGGGGCCGGCTCAAGCCGGAGGACGTGGGGATCACCTCGTACGGAGCACGTCGTGTCCCCGGACTCCGCCGTGAGGAGCTGGCCCAGCTCGCGGGAGTCAGCGTCACCTACTACACGCGGCTGGAGCAGGGGCAGAGTCACCAGGCGTCGGAGCAGGTCATCGAGTCGCTGGCCCGCGCGCTGGAACTGAGCGACGACGAACGGCTATACCTGCACAACGTCGCCAGACCCGTACCGGCTCGTCCGCATCCGGTTGCACCCGCGACGGCACGCCACGGCACCCGGCAGCTCATCGCTTCTCTGGACGTGCCCGCGGTCTTGGTCGGACCGCGCACCGAGGTGCTGGCATGGAACCCCCTCGGGCACCGGCTTTTGGCGGGGCACCTCGACGAGGCCGCGCCGGACCGCCCCGACCTGCGCCCCAACCTCACCAGGATGCTGTTCCTGGATCCCCACCACCGCGACCTCTACCCGCAGTGGGAGACCTCGGTGTCCTGCGCCGTCGCGTCGCTGAGGCTGATGGTCAGCCGGAACCGGGACGACCGGGAACTGGCCGCTCTGATCGGCGATCTGGCCATGAGCAGCGAGGAGTTCGCCACGCTCTGGGCCGGACATCCGGTCGCCGAGCACGCGTCCGGTCCGCGTCGACTGCGGCATCCCGTGGTCGGCGAGGTGACGCTGGAGCTGGAGACGCTGCTCCTGGCCGATGAGCCCGATCACCGTCTGCTTCTCTACAGCGCCACGGCCGGAAGCCCGTCGCAGGCCGCGCTACGGCTGCTCTGGGGCTGA
- a CDS encoding zinc-dependent alcohol dehydrogenase family protein, translating to MKHMRHMQQMKQWTMNATGRANLRLTGAPVPEPGPGEILVKVSAVSLNYRDRLAIDEGLTMVFPENGPFVPGSDMAGEVAAVGVGVDRFAPGDRVISTCLPGWIEGPGPGNARLGGPEALGSGHHPGVLAEYVVLDQNWAVRAPQSLSAVEASALPMAGLSAWTALVEQGRVHAGETVVVQGTGGVALFGLQIAAAHGAEVVAISGDDTKLARTKELGAAHRINRLTQDWVAAVHELTRDHGADHILETIGGHHLARSIEAAAVGGHISLIGILEGYEVSGHVGHLARKKLRIDGLQAGHRRALEDLVRAADRITLRPVIAAEYALPDLPSALAHLERGAFGKVVVTAA from the coding sequence ATGAAGCACATGAGGCACATGCAGCAGATGAAGCAATGGACGATGAACGCGACCGGCCGCGCCAACCTGCGACTCACCGGCGCCCCCGTCCCCGAACCGGGACCCGGCGAGATCCTGGTCAAGGTCTCGGCCGTCTCGCTCAACTACCGCGACCGGCTCGCGATCGACGAGGGGCTGACCATGGTCTTCCCCGAGAACGGCCCGTTCGTGCCGGGCTCCGACATGGCGGGCGAGGTGGCCGCCGTGGGAGTGGGGGTGGACCGCTTCGCGCCGGGCGACCGGGTGATCTCCACCTGCCTGCCCGGCTGGATCGAGGGACCGGGTCCGGGCAACGCCCGGCTCGGCGGCCCGGAAGCTCTCGGCAGCGGCCACCACCCCGGCGTCCTGGCCGAGTACGTCGTACTCGACCAGAACTGGGCCGTACGGGCACCGCAGAGCCTGAGCGCCGTCGAGGCGAGCGCGCTCCCCATGGCCGGCCTCTCGGCCTGGACCGCCCTGGTCGAGCAGGGCAGGGTGCATGCGGGCGAGACCGTGGTGGTGCAGGGGACGGGCGGAGTGGCGCTCTTCGGCCTGCAGATCGCCGCGGCCCACGGTGCCGAGGTCGTCGCCATCTCCGGCGACGACACCAAGCTCGCCCGCACCAAGGAACTGGGCGCCGCCCACCGGATCAACCGGCTCACCCAGGACTGGGTCGCGGCCGTCCACGAACTCACCCGTGATCACGGCGCCGACCACATCCTGGAGACCATCGGCGGCCACCACCTCGCCCGTTCGATCGAGGCGGCGGCGGTCGGCGGCCACATCTCCCTCATCGGCATCCTGGAGGGCTACGAGGTCTCCGGTCACGTCGGGCACCTGGCCCGCAAGAAGCTGCGCATCGACGGCCTCCAGGCAGGTCACCGGCGGGCGCTGGAGGATCTCGTCCGTGCGGCCGACCGCATCACGCTGCGTCCCGTGATCGCAGCCGAGTACGCCCTGCCCGATCTCCCGTCCGCGCTCGCCCACCTGGAACGCGGCGCCTTCGGCAAGGTGGTGGTCACAGCCGCCTGA
- the mshD gene encoding mycothiol synthase → MTTDVPLPAPGREIQTLDTLSPDQAVAVSELLAEAARSDGRQAVSEQGRLQLRGGHREGVRHFLLTAAGVLVGYAQLEDTDPVEAPAAELVVHPSHRGHGHGRALGAALLAATGKRLRVWAHGGKSAARHLAQVLGLSLFRELRQLRRPLSPLNIAEPVLPPGVTVRTFVPGRDDAAWLAVNSAAFAHHPEQGSLTQRDLDDRKAAAWFDPKGFFLAERATDGGGAELIGFHWTKVHAEEQLGEVYVLGIRPDAQGGGLGKALTAIGLRHLAAAGLPTAMLYVDADNTAAVAVYERMGFTTHEVDLMYRTES, encoded by the coding sequence ATGACGACTGACGTACCCCTCCCCGCCCCCGGACGCGAGATCCAGACGCTCGACACCCTCTCCCCCGACCAGGCGGTCGCCGTCTCCGAGCTCCTCGCCGAGGCCGCGCGGTCCGACGGCCGGCAGGCCGTGTCCGAGCAGGGGCGGCTGCAGTTGCGAGGCGGGCACCGGGAGGGCGTGCGGCATTTCCTGCTGACCGCCGCGGGCGTACTGGTCGGGTACGCGCAGCTGGAGGACACCGACCCCGTCGAGGCACCGGCCGCCGAGCTGGTCGTGCACCCCTCACACCGCGGGCACGGGCACGGGCGGGCGCTCGGGGCGGCGCTGCTCGCCGCGACCGGCAAGCGGCTGCGCGTCTGGGCGCACGGCGGGAAGTCCGCGGCGCGCCACCTCGCGCAGGTGCTCGGCCTCTCGCTCTTCCGGGAACTGCGGCAGCTGCGGCGCCCGTTGAGCCCGCTGAACATCGCGGAGCCGGTGCTGCCGCCCGGCGTCACCGTCCGCACCTTCGTCCCCGGCCGGGACGACGCCGCCTGGCTCGCCGTGAACAGCGCCGCCTTTGCCCACCACCCCGAGCAGGGTTCGCTGACCCAGCGCGACCTGGACGACCGCAAGGCCGCGGCGTGGTTCGACCCGAAGGGGTTCTTCCTCGCCGAGCGTGCGACCGATGGCGGCGGCGCCGAGCTCATCGGCTTCCACTGGACGAAGGTGCACGCCGAGGAGCAGCTCGGCGAGGTGTACGTGCTCGGCATCCGGCCCGACGCCCAGGGCGGCGGCCTGGGCAAGGCGCTGACCGCGATCGGGCTGCGCCACCTGGCCGCCGCGGGGCTGCCCACCGCGATGCTCTACGTCGACGCGGACAACACCGCGGCCGTGGCCGTCTACGAGCGGATGGGCTTCACCACCCACGAGGTCGACCTGATGTACCGCACGGAGTCCTGA
- a CDS encoding GntR family transcriptional regulator, which translates to MAESAAVEFRIDRRSGVATYLQIVQQTKQALRLGLLEPGDRLPTAREVVEATAINPNTVLKAYRELEREGLVEARRGLGTFVTRTLGGAAAADDGPLRAELAAWAGRARAAGLERDDVSALFTAVLDRTFPGEN; encoded by the coding sequence ATGGCAGAGTCCGCAGCGGTCGAGTTCCGCATCGACCGGCGCAGCGGCGTCGCCACGTACCTCCAGATCGTCCAGCAGACCAAGCAGGCCCTGCGGCTCGGACTGCTGGAGCCGGGTGACCGCCTGCCCACCGCCCGCGAGGTCGTGGAGGCCACCGCCATCAACCCGAACACCGTGCTCAAGGCCTACCGCGAGCTTGAGCGCGAGGGGCTCGTCGAGGCGCGACGGGGTCTCGGCACCTTCGTCACCCGGACGCTCGGCGGCGCGGCCGCCGCCGATGACGGCCCGCTGCGCGCCGAACTGGCCGCCTGGGCGGGCCGGGCCCGCGCGGCCGGGCTGGAGAGGGACGACGTGAGCGCGCTCTTCACCGCTGTACTCGACCGCACATTCCCAGGGGAGAACTGA
- a CDS encoding ABC transporter ATP-binding protein: MTGAVIEAVGLGMRYRRRDIGWALRDCSFRLPAGRVCALVGPNGAGKSTLLALAAGFLRPTQGTLSVLGTTPGEARARMAFVAQDKPLYPSLTVTETLWAGAELNPDTWEQETAERITAPLPGDAKVRTLSGGQRTRLALALALGKRPELLLLDEPMADLDPLGRHQLMGALMAEAAEYGTTIVMSSHILTELEGACDYVLLVDGGRVRLGGETDDLLAAHAVLTGPVRDLAPHTVVESRTTGRQLTALVRKEGPVDTDGWEAAEPSLEELLLAHLRSPGAPGLMTPSAATGSKAAAA; the protein is encoded by the coding sequence ATGACAGGTGCAGTGATCGAGGCCGTCGGCCTCGGCATGCGATACCGGCGCAGAGACATCGGGTGGGCGCTGCGCGACTGTTCGTTCCGGCTGCCTGCCGGACGTGTCTGCGCACTGGTCGGCCCGAACGGCGCCGGGAAGTCCACGCTGCTCGCCCTCGCGGCCGGATTCCTGCGCCCTACGCAGGGCACGCTGAGCGTTCTCGGAACGACCCCGGGCGAGGCCCGCGCCCGGATGGCGTTCGTAGCCCAGGACAAGCCTCTGTACCCGTCGTTGACGGTCACCGAGACGCTCTGGGCGGGCGCCGAGCTGAACCCGGACACCTGGGAGCAGGAGACCGCCGAACGCATCACCGCGCCGCTGCCCGGGGACGCGAAGGTCCGCACCCTCTCCGGAGGTCAGCGCACCCGGCTCGCCCTGGCCCTCGCCCTCGGCAAGCGGCCCGAACTGCTGCTGCTGGACGAACCGATGGCCGACCTCGACCCGCTCGGCCGGCACCAGCTGATGGGCGCGCTGATGGCCGAGGCCGCCGAGTACGGCACCACCATCGTGATGTCCTCGCACATCCTCACCGAGCTGGAGGGCGCCTGCGACTACGTCCTGCTCGTCGACGGCGGCCGGGTCAGGCTCGGCGGCGAGACCGACGACCTGCTCGCCGCGCACGCCGTGCTCACCGGTCCCGTACGCGACCTCGCCCCGCACACCGTGGTCGAGTCCCGCACCACGGGACGGCAGCTGACCGCACTCGTCCGGAAGGAGGGCCCAGTGGACACCGACGGGTGGGAGGCGGCCGAGCCGTCACTGGAGGAGTTGCTGCTGGCGCACCTGCGTTCGCCGGGAGCGCCGGGTCTGATGACACCGAGCGCCGCGACCGGCAGCA